The sequence ATTTCAGTTTAAAGAAATCAAGAGTTAAGAACCACCATGATTTCAACATTATGTCAAGAAATAATCACCATAATGCTAGGATTTGAATGGTCCTTCAAGCTCTTTTCCTccacatataaatatacatcaGCTGAAGGGAAAAATCACACCCAAAAACTTATTAAAAAATTCGAGAATAAGAAGAAATTTTTGAGCATTTCGAATGTACCACGGGATGTTCTGAACATTCTATCCAAAATTCCAAATTTCAATTCACTGCAACAGTTTctataaaagattttagcaaGCATCCTGTGCATATTATATGTGAGACAATATCAGCTTTCGTTCGTtgtctagaattttttttaaaagtatttaaaaatCGATCTCCGCCGTTCCACATTTTTATAAACATGATGAAAAATTCAGCATGATCCGACAGTGTCGCAGACTCTTTTACAAGTTGACTGATTTGAGGACGAatgaaaatacaaaaattcaatttactCTCTTacttttgtttattattttggCTTATTGTTGTGCATCAAAATAGGAcaagaaacattttttttttcatatggaCTTGTCCTCCATGGGCTATATTAATTGGGTTTTGGTCATATCCACACGAGGAAATCCATCCGACGAGCATAATGCTTTCGACCCTTTGCACATTCGAAGCCACCAACTAGTTTTCTTCACGTTTTGATCAAGAATATGTATGtgggttttttgttttaaaataacatatatgtattttaaaGCGATCAAACATACTTTTCTTTGTTTATTATTAGATAATTTCATTCCATTTCGTCTCATTAAGTTTTGTTCAATATCTgaattttaaaaactgttgtgattaaaatttgaaatgggaAAGGAATTCcgaaatgtcacgccccgagaccggggttggtcgacaccaacgttattcaacaatcacataattgctaaacaacaagcctcgtagtacaatataaaccaaaaccaatttatatcataaataccataaaaatataatcgtctttacaatagtaactctgaaaacgataaaaatatgCGGAAACATTTATAACTTGAATAAaaaactcacaagaacatattcttaattaaaattcttcatgcgtcCACTATCAGTCCAAAACTGGTATTCAATTCTTCTTTCTCTAtctcttcttctgatttatctagGAAGGATAGAGTAAGgaggtgagtgatatggtcgtcactcagtaagcgggaGCCATTCGAgcacaacaaaaaaataatatttactccattttcgaaaataacacataaacatatcgtgcttttcataatttatcATCGTATTCATATCATAACAGCACTGCGATTCTTCCaccttctatggtttactgatatcagtccctaaattttaatcctctaagggggcgaagCCATAATacggttctatcccaccgtgaagGGCCATATGTCGGGATTCCCACCCATTTTCAGTGAATCTTCACAGTGCCAACAAGTAAACGTAccaaaatttcacaaaaaaaacgTAGAGACAGAACGACAATGCTCGACCGAATTTTTCGAAAACAAGAAAACATATAACCGAAATAATggatttaaaacaagcccacttatcTTAGACCTGGAAGAAAATATGAAGAATTCGAAATtcatagaagaatcatgcaacTGACAACTCGAAAACGCAATAGCATATCTACCGAAATATCAACCATCTTGTAAAATTCCTTGCGCCTAATGAACCGTTGGATTGGGCCTAAACTTTTACAGTACGTTCATAAGTacgtcaaataaattatgaacggtggagatcgggtttGAAAGACTCTTTAACCTTTTTATTGATGAAAAACCGTAGGTATGCTATTCTCACAAAgaatctgagcagttttcttgcaaATACTACAAAAACAAAACTAACCGTTGGATGTTgctgaaatttggatatgttgttcAAAACATATGAAATCATATTCTGAACGGTGAAGATCTTATTCTGACTACTCATGCGAGAGAAAAGAATTTCTGAACATGAACAGAAGTTTGCtgactcgtgcagaatttttGGAGAGGAACTTCGAAAATTGTAGAGGAAAACTCCAAAATTTGATATGTAAATGATGTTTAAATTCTGAATGAGAGCTTCTCGTATTTATAGAGAGGTGGATGCTATCCTGATCGTGTATTATCCTCGCGTTTGAACttttgaatcaaactttaaatctaggATAATTATCATTCTTTTATCCGTGATCTTGGATAATATTTCAAATCTAAATATCCATCCCTTGgatatttcgaaatttaggGATAATATTATCCTCTGCTTAATCTTTATCCAGGTATATCAAATATTAGATCTTTATCTCGTAAAAATCTTTacaactttgaatttatatctcCAACTTTATCtgcttatatccaaatttcttatttaatttcttggatTGTGATAGAATTATTTATTATCACAAGTTCCAAATATATGCACACTATTATCTTAAATCTTGCTCCAAAAATATTGTGCACGATATAATTATCCAcccaaatttaaataattgacaACTCTCacatcttaaataaaataatgagatagGTATCCAAAGATTGAATAATCCTAGCacacttaaattacaaaaatattatcacgattACAAAATCTTGGGTTTTTCACTGAAATTATGATAAGTTTTAATGTGATATGGCTCCTACATGATGAGATTATAATGGTTATATGACATCACCCCTTAAAAGATTAACAATTAAGGAGTAATCAATAAACCATGGAAAATAAGATCAAATTTCAGTGctataaaatgattattttttgtttatgatACGTTCTTGAGCTATATTGAAATCAGCACATTCTGTTTCTTGATCTTTGTTGCGACATGCTCAGTGAAATGACACTTTTGAACttttatatacatgtatatatattttttatttgttatgttCGATGCCTCCACTTGCAGAGCGTTTTTCCAATAACTTATCCGTTAAGTctcatctcagataagaacgaagatCAGATAGATGAGGagaaaaaaaactatattttgGAGATGGTAAAGAAGATGGATTCCAATTCGTGCATTTTCATTCTGATAGTTTAACTTATTTTAGTTGTAATAGCTTCCGCTATTTCTCTTTTGGATTTTACTCTTGCATTGTAAAGAAAAagtttttttatgataaaaattggttttgaatattttttgtactaagtgctttttgtttttcatgtttaatttttaaaaaatcaccgATGTCGATACGCTCTAGGAGCGGGGTGTTACAACTTGCAACTAGAGCTGTCAAAATGGAACGCCAACACCGACCCACGTGCAAGTCGCTATCAAATGGGACATAGTTCACCGACCCATCAATTTGAAGGGTTTGAAAAACCTCAACCCATCTTGGACCACGGGTTCGACATGCTAATCtgtcaattgtttttttttaaataataataatatcaatattcatatattatccattaaattttaccaaaaaaattgaTTCACTAACATAATAGATTAAGAGTAAAAAGTTTATTATagttttaaaaaactaaataaacaaTACAAAATTCATCTACCAATTATATCGTTTCATTATCTTCTTCTCTATCTCTTTCCTCTTtatcgtatttttatttttattttttaaaaagtgagAGGTGGTTGTTATTTTCACGTCAGAACACTTAACAACACTATTTAAATTCTATATGATTATTCTATGAAACACTGCACTTGTGATTATATGATACATGTATTAGCTTGCTAGACTTTTGATCACTCGAGAGATTGTTCATTCCTAGATTTTATTTAAAGGAGCCTTAGTTGTAATCTagagatttagatatgaattagTTTTGTATCAAAATTGTGATACTCCATTTATTCACTTTTGATCAAATTTATTTGGATTAATTGTGGATTAGTGAATCCTTCACGAAAAGGCACGAACCTCTTGCCCTGGGTCTGTGCATATATAGGTCTGGAAAGCCTGTTGTGCATAATTTTCATGATTAGTTGAGCCATCTTGTTGGATCATCAGATTCATTGATCatgtaattaattaagttaaaaataatgccaacaaaatattaaattaagtaataaccaattttataattattttaaagaattaCACAAATAtggatttcttttttttttttaacgagAAAACTTGCACTCTTTATTCAATAATCAAAGGTCATCGGTTACAAGTTTGTCAAGCCAGAATAGAAAATCCCCCGACACCCAAAATAAAGGTGTAGGAGatgaaatagaaaattttgtgaGAGCATGTGCTACCACGTTAGCCGATCGTTTGATATGAAATAAATGCGATACCATAGGGCCCTTCGTCAACTCTCCGATCTCTGTCGCAATGGTTCCCATGTATCCAAAGTCCTCATGTGGCTTGTTGACTGCTAGCACCGCCAGTAGAAAATCTGACGTGACGTGGACTCCTTGACAATTTTTATCATATAGAGTCTTTAGCGCTTCGTATAATGCTATCAGTTCTCCATGTGTGACAGATAAGGGTTGCTTGATTTTATTTCCAAAAGCACATATCAGCTTTCCTTGGTGGTCTCTCACAGCTCCTCGAATTGCGTATGTATTCAGATTTGTGCTATAAGAAGCATCCACATCCAGACGAAGAAATTCCGAAGGAGGAGGTAGCCATCTCGTCGGTGATTCTGCAATGGTTGGGTCTGAAGTCGGCCTTTCCATGCATTTCGCACTTTTATATTCACCTAGGAAGTCCATGCACCACCCAATTGATTTACTGTGTGTTCTTCCACCCACATTGTGCAAAAAACTAGTTCTTTCTTTCTATACCTCCCTAGTTCGTTCATCAACTGAAAACATATGTCACGTGAATCATGACACATAATACTATCAATGAGGTTGTAAAAATCAGTTTCTTTCCAGCAAGATTTGCTCTTAGCATATGAGAAGAGGGCGTGGCTTGTTGTATCCATCCAAAAGTTACATAAAGGACAACGACCCGTAACCGAAACATGATGTGATAATAAATTCCAACAAGTAGCAATAGCATCATGATATATTTTCCACCAAAAAATTCGTACTTTTGGCGGTAAAGAGAGAGACCATATAAATTTCCACCATGACTTCATCGTAACTTCTGATTGATTTTCAGGGGGTGTATGCAACCCGATTCCCAACCTGTACCCCACACGCACTGAATATTTCCCTTTTTTGTCATAGCACCAGAACCTCGAGTCCTCTTTATCGTTCGGTGGAAGGGGAATAGAGATGATCTCCGAAGCAACAAAGGCTGGAAATTTGTTCTTAACGAGGCTCATGTTCCATTGATTATAGGTTATGAGTGATTGGACCATGGATTGGTCATTTGCCTATTTAAGAATCTGTCCCAGGCTATTTTGGAAGTTAGGTATCCACTTGTCATCAAATATTCATATTGAGTTCCCATTACCAACTCGCCATATGAGTCCTTCCCTTAATAAATCTCGGCTCCATAACAATGATCTCCATATATATGAAGGGTTATGTCCCAGCTTGGCTTCCATTACATCATTATGTCTGAAATATCTAGATTTGAAAACTCTTGTAAATAGAGAATTCGGGTTAGTTATCA comes from Primulina huaijiensis isolate GDHJ02 chromosome 2, ASM1229523v2, whole genome shotgun sequence and encodes:
- the LOC140957109 gene encoding uncharacterized protein codes for the protein MDFLGEYKSAKCMERPTSDPTIAESPTRWLPPPSEFLRLDVDASYSTNLNTYAIRGAVRDHQGKLICAFGNKIKQPLSVTHGELIALYEALKTLYDKNCQGVHVTSDFLLAVLAVNKPHEDFGYMGTIATEIGELTKGPMVSHLFHIKRSANVVAHALTKFSISSPTPLFWVSGDFLFWLDKLVTDDL